Proteins found in one Lycium ferocissimum isolate CSIRO_LF1 chromosome 6, AGI_CSIRO_Lferr_CH_V1, whole genome shotgun sequence genomic segment:
- the LOC132060960 gene encoding uncharacterized protein LOC132060960, which translates to MVWAYEAFPALGRNAGKSDEVHFPIPRILRWHTKKMERFSEGDPFKRARLIKMVHPYLIPTVHELERDYMKNLLPYDDENNDPIIDELERELEGVIVLITPKNSSKASNRKGKESMEHFDKDYTQDAKDNHPEDLGGNSAAKDNIGVGTSMGRVAPSGQVEHEQLKQHVEKIEESLKVLVSYVEGERIRKSEKETLIEVAGEVEVDVDQPIARHVDVPNAQDLPATISATEVEEESVAEVANEKEVPAAKVEIPAVEGEKDKEVPAAEFEVEKEVPNDKAENEKEVPNDEANVEFDDDKAVSTVVEEINLDVVDIIINLCVVDDNKQFYCLVLTVFYFNKQFMTTVLLPCEFGRANFCK; encoded by the exons ATG GTCTGGGCATATGAAGCTTTTCCTGCACTTGGAAGGAATGCTGGGAAATCAGATGAGGTTCATTTCCCTATTCCTAGGATTCTTAGGTGGCACACGAAGAAAATGGAGCGATTTTCTGAAGGAGATCCATTTAAGAGAGCTAGACTTATCAAG ATGGTGCACCCTTACCTCATCCCTACAGTGCATGAGTTGGAGCGAGATTACATGAAAAATCTGTTGCCATatgatgatgaaaataatgaccCAATCATTGATGAGTTGGAGCGTGAACTTGAAGGCGTGATTGTTTTGATTACACCAAAAAATTCCTCGAAGGCTTCTAATAGGAAGGGGAAGGAGTCCATGGAGCATTTTGATAAGGACTATACTCAAGACGCCAAGGATAATCATCCGGAAGATCTCGGTGGTAATTCAGCCGCAAAAGATAATATTGGTGTTGGGACATCTATGGGTCGTGTTGCACCAAGTGGGCAGGTGGAGCATGAGCAACTGAAGCAGCATGTGGAGAAGATTGAGGAGTCTTTGAAGGTTcttgtctcttatgttgagGGGGAAAGAATTAGAAAGAGCGAGAAGGAGACTCTCATTGAAGTTGCTGGTGAGGTTGAGGTTGATGTTGATCAGCCAATTGCTCGACATGTCGATGTGCCAAATGCTCAAGATCTCCCTGCTACTATATCTGCTACTGAAGTTGAGGAGGAGTCTGTTGCTGAAGTTGCGAATGAAAAAGAAGTCCCTGCTGCTAAAGTCGAGATCCCTGCTGTTGAAGGAGAGAAGGATAAAGAAGTCCCTGCTGCTGAATTTGAGGTAGAAAAAGAAGTCCCCAATGATAAAGCTGAGAATGAAAAAGAAGTCCCTAATGATGAAGCTAATGTTGAGTTTGACGATGACAAAGCTGTGTCGACTGTTGTCGAGGAAATTAATTTGGATGTGGTggatataataattaatttgtGTGTGGTGGATGATAACAAACAATTTTATTGCTTAGTTTTAACTGTTTTTTACTTTAACAAACAATTTATGACAACTGTGTTGTTGCCTTGTGAATTTGGACGGGCAAATTTTTGTAAGTAG